Proteins encoded in a region of the Flammeovirga yaeyamensis genome:
- a CDS encoding inositol monophosphatase family protein, translating into MDFKDLTHKVVKLTETVGEFIAIERQNFDSSKIEYKGLNDLVSYVDKTAEKKLVEGLTTLLPEAGFIGEEGTNKPSQNGLTWIIDPLDGTTNFIHGVPIFSISIALVSENDYCLGVVREVNLNECFYAWKDGGAFMNGAPIHVSKQTNLKSGLIATGFPYYDFKKMPQYINILKGMMEGSHGLRRMGSAAVDLAYVACGRFEGFFEYNLNPWDVAGGGIIVKEAGGVVSTFSNNDSYIEDREIIAAAPSIHKEMQSIIYKKWNS; encoded by the coding sequence ATGGATTTTAAAGATCTGACCCATAAAGTGGTAAAACTAACAGAAACTGTAGGAGAATTTATTGCTATCGAAAGACAAAACTTCGATAGTTCTAAAATAGAATACAAAGGCCTTAACGATTTGGTATCTTATGTAGATAAAACTGCAGAGAAAAAACTTGTCGAAGGATTGACTACCCTTTTACCAGAAGCTGGTTTTATTGGTGAAGAAGGTACTAATAAACCTTCACAGAATGGTTTAACTTGGATTATCGATCCTTTAGATGGTACAACCAACTTTATTCATGGTGTGCCTATTTTCTCTATCAGTATCGCCTTAGTTTCTGAAAACGACTATTGTTTAGGCGTTGTTAGAGAAGTGAATCTAAACGAATGTTTTTATGCCTGGAAAGATGGTGGTGCATTTATGAATGGTGCCCCTATTCACGTTTCTAAGCAAACTAATTTGAAATCCGGCTTAATAGCAACTGGATTTCCTTATTACGATTTCAAAAAAATGCCTCAGTACATCAATATTTTAAAAGGTATGATGGAAGGGTCTCATGGTTTACGTAGAATGGGGTCTGCAGCTGTAGACTTAGCCTATGTTGCTTGTGGTCGTTTCGAAGGTTTTTTCGAGTACAACCTTAATCCTTGGGATGTAGCTGGAGGGGGAATTATTGTAAAAGAAGCTGGTGGAGTAGTCTCTACTTTTAGCAACAACGATAGTTACATAGAAGACAGAGAAAT